Proteins encoded together in one Hevea brasiliensis isolate MT/VB/25A 57/8 chromosome 16, ASM3005281v1, whole genome shotgun sequence window:
- the LOC110656078 gene encoding LOW QUALITY PROTEIN: short-chain dehydrogenase TIC 32, chloroplastic (The sequence of the model RefSeq protein was modified relative to this genomic sequence to represent the inferred CDS: inserted 2 bases in 1 codon; substituted 1 base at 1 genomic stop codon) — MWIFGWKGASGFSACSTAEQVSQGIDGTGLTAIVTGASSGIGVETARVLALRGVHVIMAVRNLEAGKNVKETILKEIPTAKIDVMHLDLSSITSVRKFASEYISLGLPLNLLINNAGIMASFTLSQDNIEIQFATNHVGHFLLTNLLLETMKNTARESNQEGRIVNVSSEGHRLAYHEGIRFDKINDESGYHFASTLCESYLXMLLNKTVAXRQLKEDGVNITANSLHPGAIDTKLLRHYGIVNGFLSLIGKYLIKNVQQGAATTCYVALSPQVKGLTGKYFMDSNLAKPNSQAKDAELAKKLWDFSLKLTNPK, encoded by the exons ATGTGGATCTTTGGATGGAAAGGGGCTTCTGGGTTCTCAGCCTGTTCCACAGCTGAGCAAGTTTCACAAGGAATTGATGGAACTGGCCTCACTGCTATTGTCACAG GAGCATCAAGTGGTATTGGTGTGGAGACAGCACGAGTTCTTGCTTTGCGTGGTGTCCATGTGATTATGGCGGTAAGGAATTTGGAGGCTGGTAAGAATGTCAAAGAAACAATACTCAAGGAAATCCCCACTGCTAAGATTGATGTTATGCACTTAGATCTCAGCTCAATAACATCTGTCAGGAAATTTGCTTCTGAATATATATCCTTGGGTCTTCCACTAAATCTACTCAT TAACAATGCAGGCATCATGGCTTCTTTCACGCTTTCTCAAGACAACATAGAAATACAGTTTGCAACAAACCATGTAG GACATTTTCTTTTGACGAATCTTTTGCTGGAAACCATGAAAAACACAGCACGTGAAAGCAATCAAGAGGGAAGAATTGTTAATGTATCATCAGAAGGTCACCGGTTGGCATACCATGAAGGAATTCGTTTTGATAAAATTAATGATGAATCAGGGTACCACTTTGCTAGCACTCTTTGTGAATCCTATCTTTGAATGCTGCTAAATAAAACTGTAGC CAGACAACTTAAG GAAGATGGAGTAAATATAACTGCTAATTCACTTCATCCTGGAGCAATTGATACAAAGCTTCTGCGCCATTACGGCATTGTTAATG GCTTTTTGTCTCTCATTGGTAAATACTTGATTAAAAATGTTCAGCAG GGAGCAGCAACTACATGCTATGTGGCACTGTCTCCACAAGTTAAGGGGCTAACTGGCAAATATTTTATGGACAGTAACCTAGCTAAACCAAATTCTCAGGCTAAAGATGCAGAATTGGCCAAAAAACTATGGGATTTCAGCTTGAAATTGACCAATCCCAAGTAG
- the LOC110656080 gene encoding aquaporin PIP1-3-like, whose protein sequence is TSKIILGHWHCSHWINSLIFCRFLASLPIGFAVFLVHLATIPITGTGINPARSLGAAIIFNKDHPWDDHWIFWVGPFIGAALAAVYHQIVIRAIPFKARA, encoded by the exons ACAAGTAAAATAATATTGGGGCACTGGCACTGCTCTCACTGGATAAACTCTCTGATCTTTTGCAGATTTTTGGCTTCTCTTCCTATTGGGTTCGCAGTGTTCTTGGTTCATTTGGCAACCATCCCCATCACTGGAACTGGCATTAACCCAGCCAGGAGTCTTGGGGCTGCTATCATCTTCAACAAAGACCACCCATGGGATGACCAT tggattttctgggttgGACCCTTCATTGGAGCTGCGCTCGCTGCTGTGTACCACCAGATAGTCATTAGAGCTATCCCTTTCAAGGCCAGGGCCTAA
- the LOC110656093 gene encoding mitogen-activated protein kinase kinase kinase YODA yields the protein MANYKLSATEIALLSRLRHPNIVKYYGSETVDDKLYIYLEYVSGGSIYKLLQEYGQFGEIAIRSFTQQILSGLNYLHAKNTVHRDIKGANILLEPSGRVKLADFGMAKHITGQSCPKSLKRSPYWMAPEVIRNSNGCNLAVDIWSLGCTVLEMATAKLPWSQYEGVAVMFKIGNSKELPAFPDNLSDDGKDFVRQCLQRNPSHRPTAAELLEHPFVKNAAALEKPILTAEPTEATPAVMNVGRSMGIGHARNIAGFESEGVAIHQSRGSKTGAGLTSLSLSLSLSLSLSLSLSLSLYIYIYIYIHAVLCFSTQMCLVKNF from the exons ATGGCAAATTACAAGCTGTCTGCCACT GAAATTGCACTGCTAAGTCGCTTACGACATCCTAATATAGTAAAATATTATGGATCTGAAACG GTGGATGATAAATTGTATATATACTTGGAGTATGTTTCGGGTGGTTCCATCTATAAACTTCTTCAGGAGTATGGACAGTTTGGTGAAATAGCCATTCGTAGTTTTACTCAACAAATCTTGTCTGGGCTCAATTATTTGCATGCTAAAAACACTGTCCACAG AGACATAAAAGGAGCTAATATACTTCTAGAACCCAGTGGCCGTGTCAAACTGGCTGATTTTGGGATGGCAAAGCAT ATTACTGGGCAGTCTTGTCCAAAGTCATTAAAGAGGAGCCCTTACTGGATGGCACCTGAG GTGATAAGGAATTCAAATGGTTGTAATCTTGCTGTTGATATATGGAGCCTTGGGTGTACAGTGTTGGAGATGGCAACAGCAAAACTACCATGGAGCCAGTATGAGGGG GTCGCTGTTATGTTTAAGATTGGAAACAGCAAGGAGCTTCCTGCATTTCCTGATAATTTGTCAGATGATGGGAAGGACTTCGTGAGGCAATGCTTGCAACGGAACCCATCACATCGCCCTACAGCTGCTGAACTTTTGGAGCACCCTTTTGTGAAAAATGCTGCTGCACTGGAGAAACCAATTTTAACTGCTGAGCCCACAGAAGCAACACCTGCAGTTATGAATGTAGGAAGATCAATG GGCATTGGGCATGCAAGAAACATCGCAGGCTTTGAATCAGAAGGGGTTGCGATCCATCAATCCAGAGGCTCAAAAACTGGTGCAGGATTgacgtctctctctctctctctctctctctctctctctctctctctctctctctctctctctctatatatatatatatatatatatattcatgcaGTTCTGTGCTTCTCTACTCAGATGTGTTTAGTGAAGAATTTCTAG